One Fusarium falciforme chromosome 12, complete sequence DNA window includes the following coding sequences:
- a CDS encoding AB hydrolase-1 domain-containing protein encodes MRAFQFAVSVLALPAVLGAINDFDTWEHGRVALNDVSIHFRYAGSGPPVLLVHGNPQHSLTWQFIGPILAQNYTVIAPDNRGAGDSSIPPDGNYSATASAADLKGVLDFLNVSSAYVCAHDKGVGMATALAIQHPSLVKRLAIAEYPLPGFGYEQSSNPAPYWDLYQNWQLAFFQVPDLAEFLMSGKEKQFLEWYFFHGSYSGPASFSEDTVNRYTSSISKPGFLRAMLGPFSSATVYEDSQFFQSKLNGSRLRMPLLGMGGEASLGIRSILRQSFEPISSNLQLDIIPKAGHWIADENPRWTARRVAKFFEEDNSTLASIDLSYLEDLVTLDVGFFGTRRNLALGQQ; translated from the exons ATGCGAGCATTTCAGTTTGCCGTCTCCGTTCTCGCCTTGCCGGCAGTCCTAGGAGCGATAAACGACTTTGACACCTGGGAACATGGCCGCGTTGCTTTGAACGACGTTAGCATACACTTTCGATATGCTGGCTCTGGTCCACCAGTTCTGCTCGTTCATGGAAACCCTCAGCATAGCTTGACGTGGCAGTTCATCGGTCCCATTCTCGCCCAAAATTACACAGTCATTGCCCCCGACAACCGGGGCGCCGGAGATTCGAGCATTCCCCCTGACGGAAACTACAGTGCGACAGCATCAGCTGCTGACCTGAAGGGCGTTTTGGATTTTCTGAATGTCTCTTCGGCATACGTTTGTGCGCACGACAAAGGCGTCGGCATGGCCACGGCCCTCGCCATCCAGCACCCAAGCTTGGTCAAAAGACTTGCCATCGCCGAATATCCCCTCCCAGGATTCGGATATGAACAAAGCTCCAATCCGGCGCCCTATTGGGATCTTTATCAGAACTGGCAACTCGCCTTCTTCCAGGTTCCCGACTTGGCAGAGTTTCTCATGTCGGGCAAAGAGAAGCAATTTCTGGAATGGTACTTTTTCCACGGCAGCTACTCCGGTCCAGCAAGCTTTAGTGAGGATACGGTGAACAGGTACACTTCAAGTATCTCAAAGCCAGGATTCCTCAGAGCAATGCTTGGCCCTTTTTCAAGCGCGACTGTTTACGAAGACTCTCAGTTCTTCCAGTCAAAGTTGAATGGAAGCCGTCTGAGGATGCCGCTTCTCGGAATGGGAGGTGAAGCAAGTCTGGGAATTAGATCCATTCTTCGTCAATCTTTCGAACCAATTTCCTCAAATCTTCAGCTCGACATTATTCCAAAAGCTGGCCATTGGATTG CCGATGAGAACCCAAGATGGACTGCACGCCGTGTCGCCAAGTTTTTTGAAGAGGATAATTCGACGCTAGCTAGCATTGACTTGTCTTATTTGGAAGACCTGGTGACTCTTGATGTTGGATTCTTTGGTACGCGAAGAAACCTTGCTCTTGGCCAACAGTAG
- a CDS encoding Lactamase-B domain-containing protein, with product MSDSPRKPFTFPQVSLLPSGFLTLPEHFFCADQQDKSIRNTVPSMSFLIHHPSPDFKLVFDLGMRRNLDEYPADIQPHLSTRLPIYTFPDADESLRRGGLTPSSINAVILSHVHYDHVGTPSDFENAYFIVGSGTQHLLQHGMNYHSAAKFEKDLLPIGRVIELQGPWHPGSESDAGSARPANPRLAQLVPGVSHDWKPFGPFENAIDLFGDGLILIVDSPGHLIGHTNLLVRVAEDQYVYLAGDACHHPRILDGLTEMSEWVENGMNVCIHMDKALAAETVRKIRQIRNEGLEGVSKVEVILAHDGEWFDQHQDAIFPGYFTA from the coding sequence ATGTCCGACTCACCAAGGAAACCATTCACGTTCCCCCAAGTGTCTCTACTCCCGAGCGGGTTTCTCACACTCCCCGAGCACTTCTTCTGTGCCGACCAGCAAGATAAATCTATCCGAAATACTGTTCCATCCATGTCATTTCTGATCCATCATCCCAGTCCAGACTTTAAGCTGGTCTTCGACCTCGGCATGCGGAGGAACCTGGATGAATACCCTGCAGACATTCAACCTCATCTGTCCACACGATTACCGATCTACACATTTCCAGATGCTGATGAATCTTTGCGACGGGGTGGTTTGACTCCATCCAGCATCAACGCTGTTATTCTCAGCCATGTTCACTACGATCATGTGGGCACGCCCAGCGACTTCGAAAATGCGTATTTCATCGTCGGATCTGGGACCCAGCATCTTCTACAACATGGGATGAACTATCATTCCGCAGCCAAGTTTGAGAAAGACCTTCTTCCAATCGGTCGCGTGATTGAACTACAAGGACCTTGGCACCCAGGCTCAGAGAGCGATGCTGGATCTGCTCGGCCAGCAAATCCACGACTTGCTCAATTGGTGCCCGGTGTTTCTCATGACTGGAAACCATTTGGACCATTCGAGAACGCAATAGACCTctttggcgatggcctcatccTCATAGTCGATAGCCCTGGCCATCTCATCGGGCATACAAATCTGCTCGTACGCGTTGCAGAGGATCAATATGTGTATCTTGCTGGAGATGCGTGCCATCATCCAAGAATTTTGGATGGCCTGACAGAGATGTCTGAATGGGTTGAAAATGGCATGAATGTTTGCATACATATGGATAAAGCACTTGCAGCCGAAACAGTTCGAAAGATTAGGCAAATCCGTAACGAGGGGCTTGAAGGCGTGTCGAAGGTAGAAGTTATCTTGGCGCATGACGGCGAATGGTTCGATCAGCACCAGGATGCCATCTTCCCTGGGTATTTTACGGCTTGA